One window of the Acinetobacter equi genome contains the following:
- a CDS encoding DUF3413 domain-containing protein — MLFKSKLRVHLYFIIVNAFIAMLIACRYFVYLSEFPTDILGFSFLVSSVISHMTLLMVLLGIILIPFLLLPNKLSRVIQVTVLSLALLILFIDTIVFAQYRFHISLVMLELVMSGQVVNFSFMTWFMAIAGIAIIWLAQYFLLVYLEKNVDRIQQWKIGPKFSVLVFICLLISHSIHIWAVANVYQPVTVTKKYLPLFYPTTANGTMEKYGWIDAEALEKQKSLSLNSKSDINYPLQTLQTQPVEKPLNIVFIVIDSWRADTFNADTSPNMWNFAQSGKIFNNHISSGNATRTGIFGLFYGIPGTYWHAMLANHKSPVFIDRLQTLNYDLGIFAAAKLTNPEFHQTVFSKVPNLRVSSKGNLPSELDQDLTKDWVQWFDHRNKSKPYFSFIFYDAPHGFDFPTNYPHRYEPMVDEVNYLKLNNNTDRNLIMNRYKTSVHFVDSQVKIILDKLKQSGDLENTVIIITGDHGQEINDNMSNFWGHNSNYTDPQIKVPFAIIAPKLSESQIMQWNSDAFTSHQDIVPTLMKNYLGVTNDVKDYSVGEDLLGKPIQRDWLLASNYSSYAIISPQSILEIGVVGQYDILDKNNHPMKDAQPDHKSLQEALEQISRFNK, encoded by the coding sequence ATGCTATTCAAATCCAAACTACGAGTGCATTTATATTTTATTATCGTAAATGCATTCATTGCTATGCTTATCGCATGCCGATACTTTGTTTATTTATCTGAATTCCCAACAGATATATTAGGCTTTAGTTTCTTAGTCAGTAGTGTTATTTCACATATGACATTATTGATGGTTCTTTTAGGTATTATATTAATTCCTTTTTTACTACTGCCGAATAAACTAAGCAGAGTAATTCAAGTCACGGTATTATCTTTAGCATTACTGATTTTATTTATTGATACTATTGTCTTTGCACAATATCGTTTCCATATCAGCTTGGTAATGCTTGAACTGGTTATGTCTGGTCAAGTTGTTAATTTTAGTTTTATGACTTGGTTTATGGCTATAGCGGGTATTGCAATTATATGGCTAGCTCAGTATTTCTTACTAGTCTATTTAGAAAAGAATGTTGATCGTATACAGCAATGGAAAATTGGTCCAAAATTTAGTGTGCTGGTTTTTATTTGCTTACTCATTTCCCACAGTATACATATTTGGGCTGTAGCAAATGTCTATCAACCTGTCACAGTGACTAAGAAATATCTACCATTGTTTTATCCAACAACAGCAAATGGAACAATGGAAAAATATGGATGGATTGATGCTGAAGCATTAGAAAAACAAAAATCATTATCTCTTAATAGTAAAAGTGATATCAACTATCCATTACAAACATTACAAACTCAACCTGTTGAAAAACCACTTAATATTGTATTTATTGTAATTGACTCTTGGCGTGCAGATACGTTTAATGCCGATACGTCACCCAATATGTGGAATTTTGCCCAATCAGGGAAAATTTTTAATAATCATATTTCTTCAGGAAATGCCACACGTACAGGTATTTTTGGATTATTTTATGGTATTCCTGGTACTTACTGGCATGCAATGCTTGCAAATCATAAAAGTCCCGTCTTTATTGATCGCTTACAGACACTTAATTATGATTTAGGCATTTTTGCAGCTGCAAAATTAACTAATCCAGAATTTCATCAAACAGTTTTCTCTAAAGTCCCAAATTTACGTGTAAGCTCTAAAGGCAATCTACCGTCTGAGTTGGACCAAGATTTAACAAAAGATTGGGTACAATGGTTCGATCATCGAAATAAATCTAAACCTTATTTTTCATTTATATTCTATGATGCACCACATGGATTCGATTTCCCAACAAACTATCCTCATCGTTATGAACCTATGGTTGATGAAGTCAACTATCTAAAACTAAATAATAATACTGACCGTAATCTCATTATGAATCGTTATAAAACCAGCGTTCATTTTGTTGATAGCCAAGTTAAAATTATTTTAGATAAACTAAAACAATCAGGTGACTTAGAAAATACCGTCATTATTATTACGGGTGATCATGGTCAAGAAATTAATGACAATATGAGCAATTTCTGGGGACATAACAGTAATTATACTGATCCTCAAATCAAAGTCCCATTTGCAATTATTGCACCTAAATTAAGTGAATCTCAAATCATGCAATGGAATAGTGATGCATTTACTAGCCATCAAGATATTGTTCCAACTCTTATGAAAAATTACTTAGGTGTAACAAATGATGTTAAAGACTACTCTGTAGGTGAAGATCTTTTAGGCAAACCAATACAACGTGATTGGTTATTGGCATCAAATTATAGTAGTTATGCGATTATTTCACCGCAATCTATTTTAGAAATTGGTGTTGTAGGTCAGTACGATATTCTAGATAAAAATAATCATCCAATGAAAGATGCTCAACCTGATCATAAAAGCTTACAAGAAGCGCTAGAGCAAATTAGTCGTTTTAATAAGTAA
- a CDS encoding DUF2804 family protein — protein sequence MDLIQINGQPRFGRFSIVPSMINIDRYEHRVANGNILKGWRKRLQYKKYKFCFIQHENITIGLAIADMVWASYGYFYIYHHDKKEVFNWNAVNLLSRKTVLDEQPLFNQSYFENSPYQIQIQHANGVRYIQVTKFGEIQLSARIFCAGTQPLSVCKPYGETGWIYTQKLMTLNCEGYFIDKQGELIQFNDKTFAALSDTCGFLSPNETLFTLSSNYWDRTGNRIGLYLTSNKKHDDSNENCLWINGQLYALPKVNVTQIQPEIWHIHSDDKLIDLSLNLNWHRSEGIKLHLKHHQTHQWQVKVSGKIQHEELNVLLLDEYGLFEQYKFKE from the coding sequence ATGGATTTAATTCAGATAAATGGTCAGCCTAGATTTGGTCGATTCAGCATTGTACCAAGCATGATTAATATTGATCGTTATGAACATCGGGTTGCTAACGGCAATATTTTGAAAGGTTGGCGTAAACGGTTACAGTATAAAAAATATAAATTTTGTTTTATACAGCATGAAAATATTACCATTGGACTTGCAATTGCAGATATGGTTTGGGCAAGTTATGGATATTTTTATATTTATCATCATGATAAAAAGGAAGTATTTAATTGGAATGCGGTGAATCTTTTATCGCGCAAGACAGTGTTAGATGAGCAACCTTTATTTAATCAAAGTTATTTTGAAAATTCTCCGTATCAAATTCAAATTCAACATGCTAATGGTGTACGTTATATTCAAGTAACTAAATTTGGTGAAATTCAATTAAGTGCACGTATTTTTTGTGCTGGAACACAACCATTAAGTGTATGTAAACCTTATGGTGAAACAGGATGGATTTATACACAAAAGCTAATGACTTTAAACTGCGAAGGCTATTTTATTGATAAACAGGGTGAGTTAATTCAGTTTAATGATAAAACTTTTGCTGCATTGAGTGATACTTGTGGGTTTTTGAGCCCCAATGAAACTTTGTTCACATTATCGAGTAACTATTGGGATCGCACTGGAAATCGAATTGGTCTTTATTTAACTTCAAATAAGAAACATGATGATTCTAATGAAAATTGTTTGTGGATCAATGGACAACTATATGCCTTACCAAAAGTGAATGTTACTCAAATACAACCCGAAATTTGGCATATTCATTCTGATGATAAATTAATTGATTTAAGTTTAAATCTGAATTGGCATAGAAGTGAAGGGATTAAGTTACATTTAAAGCATCATCAAACACACCAATGGCAAGTCAAAGTTAGTGGTAAAATTCAGCACGAAGAATTGAACGTATTGTTGTTAGATGAATATGGATTATTCGAACAATATAAATTTAAGGAATAG
- the accD gene encoding acetyl-CoA carboxylase, carboxyltransferase subunit beta, with the protein MSQEVKTGKILSPSTPWTVRGVPGIHIPDEQQALKATFTEPTIECPECHALVTRTAMSFNAYVCPQCDEHLKMKARDRLTWFLDQVQAELGQEFKAKDPLKFVDSKAYPDRMTEAQKKTGETEALVVMQGLLKDLPVMTCAFEFDFMGGSMGTVVGDRFVQAAERAIELRQPLICFAASGGARMQEGMLSLMQMARTSAAIQRMKEQGLPYIVVLTHPVYGGVTASLAMLGDVHIAEPKAMIGFAGKRVIEQTVRETLEEPFQRAEYLLDHGVIDQIVHRHALRDTVYRIVTKLMNLP; encoded by the coding sequence ATGAGTCAAGAAGTGAAAACAGGGAAAATCCTCAGCCCATCTACGCCATGGACAGTACGTGGTGTTCCAGGTATTCATATTCCTGATGAACAACAAGCATTAAAAGCGACTTTTACAGAGCCAACAATTGAATGCCCTGAGTGTCACGCATTAGTGACAAGAACGGCAATGTCATTTAATGCTTATGTTTGTCCGCAATGTGACGAACATTTAAAAATGAAAGCTCGTGATCGTTTAACTTGGTTTTTAGATCAAGTACAAGCTGAGCTTGGGCAAGAGTTTAAAGCAAAAGATCCATTAAAATTTGTTGATAGCAAAGCTTATCCAGATCGTATGACTGAAGCGCAAAAGAAAACAGGTGAAACTGAAGCGCTTGTAGTAATGCAAGGGTTGTTAAAAGATCTTCCTGTGATGACTTGTGCATTTGAATTTGACTTTATGGGCGGTTCTATGGGAACTGTCGTAGGTGATCGCTTTGTTCAAGCTGCAGAACGTGCAATTGAATTACGTCAACCTTTAATTTGTTTTGCTGCATCTGGTGGTGCACGCATGCAAGAAGGCATGTTGTCTTTAATGCAAATGGCACGTACATCAGCTGCAATTCAACGTATGAAAGAACAAGGTCTTCCATATATTGTGGTATTAACTCACCCAGTTTATGGTGGTGTAACTGCATCATTGGCAATGTTAGGTGATGTTCATATTGCTGAACCTAAAGCAATGATTGGTTTCGCGGGCAAACGTGTAATTGAACAAACTGTACGTGAAACTTTGGAAGAACCATTCCAACGTGCAGAATATTTGCTTGATCACGGTGTAATCGATCAAATTGTTCATCGTCATGCATTACGTGATACTGTATATCGTATTGTGACTAAGTTGATGAATTTACCTTGA
- the trpA gene encoding tryptophan synthase subunit alpha: MSRLAARFEQLKSQQRKALVSYVMAGDPHPHVTVPLLHQMVEASVDVIELGLPFSDPMADGPVIALAAERALAGGTNTLDALNMVKEFRKNDSETPVVLMGYLNPVEVIGYEKFVAYANECGVDGVLLVDLPPEEAKDLDVVLQKYNMDQIFLLAPTSTDERIQHVVKQASGFIYYVSLKGVTGAATLDVAEAASRIEKIKQHTNVPVGVGFGISDAASAKAMGSVADAVIVGSAFVKQFANLTPEQATTATINKVKELRAALDELV, translated from the coding sequence ATGTCACGTTTAGCCGCTCGATTTGAACAACTGAAATCTCAACAACGTAAGGCTTTAGTTTCTTATGTTATGGCGGGTGACCCTCATCCACATGTAACTGTACCATTATTACATCAAATGGTTGAGGCTAGTGTCGATGTGATTGAGTTAGGCCTTCCTTTCTCAGATCCTATGGCAGATGGTCCTGTGATCGCATTAGCGGCAGAACGAGCACTTGCTGGTGGAACAAATACACTTGATGCTTTGAATATGGTGAAAGAATTCCGTAAAAATGATTCTGAAACACCGGTTGTTTTAATGGGATATTTAAATCCTGTTGAAGTAATTGGTTATGAAAAGTTTGTTGCTTATGCAAATGAATGCGGTGTTGATGGTGTACTTTTGGTGGATTTACCTCCAGAAGAAGCAAAAGATTTAGATGTTGTATTACAAAAATATAATATGGATCAGATTTTCTTACTTGCACCAACATCAACAGATGAACGTATCCAGCATGTAGTGAAACAAGCAAGCGGATTTATTTATTATGTTTCCTTGAAAGGTGTAACAGGTGCGGCAACTTTAGATGTTGCTGAAGCTGCGTCACGTATTGAAAAAATTAAGCAACACACAAATGTTCCTGTAGGTGTGGGCTTTGGTATTAGTGATGCTGCATCTGCAAAAGCAATGGGTAGTGTTGCTGATGCTGTAATTGTAGGTAGTGCTTTCGTAAAACAGTTTGCAAATTTAACTCCAGAACAAGCAACGACTGCAACGATTAATAAAGTTAAGGAGCTTCGAGCTGCGCTCGATGAGTTAGTATGA
- the folC gene encoding bifunctional tetrahydrofolate synthase/dihydrofolate synthase gives MNTAPLASDSLNTWLDYWSHVHVTGIDLGLERVIPVAEKLEVTRPNAKVLTVAGTNGKGSTTTTLAAILKAQGYQVGLYQSPHIYRFNERVKLNGIEIDDQTLINAFVLVDQARRECKLSLSFFEATTLAAFVIFKVKQCDVWVLEVGLGGRLDVVNVVDPNIAVITNIGLDHTDWLGDTIEKIAFEKAGIIRPNIPVVFGGHQALPQAIQNKVNECHATLYALDRDYFYRYTQDGQAWMLATAGLTLELPLGQLALENISTAVTAILVSGLEVSQEAIATGIIAAQLPGRFEIRKIKDKTVIFDAGHNPHGIEFLLKQLKNYLNYNKQYTEIVSVFSMLTDKDIKSVITLLKDTVNLWKIAPLTVPRAADISQLDDALLGENVQHYQSVQLAFESALNETNNNQLILVCGSFHTLEAVWEYLEKCP, from the coding sequence TTGAACACAGCACCACTTGCATCTGATTCTTTAAATACATGGCTCGATTATTGGAGCCATGTTCATGTTACGGGCATAGATTTAGGTCTAGAACGCGTAATTCCTGTTGCTGAAAAACTGGAAGTTACTCGACCGAATGCCAAAGTACTGACAGTTGCAGGAACAAATGGTAAAGGTTCGACGACGACGACCTTGGCTGCTATTTTAAAAGCCCAAGGTTATCAAGTAGGTTTATATCAATCTCCTCATATTTATCGCTTTAATGAGCGCGTAAAGTTAAATGGCATAGAGATTGATGATCAAACTTTAATTAATGCATTTGTGTTGGTTGATCAAGCACGCCGTGAATGCAAGTTATCACTATCATTTTTTGAAGCAACAACATTAGCTGCTTTTGTGATTTTTAAAGTCAAACAATGTGATGTTTGGGTGTTAGAAGTTGGGTTAGGTGGTCGTTTAGATGTTGTAAACGTTGTAGATCCGAATATTGCAGTAATTACTAATATTGGTTTGGATCATACAGATTGGCTTGGCGATACAATTGAAAAAATTGCTTTTGAAAAAGCAGGAATTATTCGACCAAATATTCCAGTTGTTTTTGGCGGACATCAAGCCTTACCACAAGCAATTCAAAATAAAGTCAATGAATGTCATGCAACACTTTATGCTTTAGACCGTGATTATTTTTATCGTTATACACAAGATGGTCAGGCGTGGATGCTGGCTACAGCAGGATTAACGTTAGAATTACCACTAGGTCAATTAGCATTAGAGAATATTTCAACTGCAGTCACTGCTATTTTAGTGAGTGGGTTAGAGGTATCTCAAGAGGCTATTGCGACAGGTATTATTGCAGCTCAGTTACCAGGTCGTTTTGAAATTAGAAAAATCAAAGATAAAACCGTTATTTTTGATGCTGGACATAACCCACATGGTATTGAATTTCTATTAAAACAATTAAAAAACTATTTGAATTACAATAAACAATATACTGAGATTGTGAGTGTATTTTCAATGTTGACTGATAAAGATATTAAATCTGTCATCACACTATTGAAAGATACTGTGAATCTGTGGAAAATTGCTCCGCTGACAGTACCTCGAGCAGCAGACATATCTCAATTGGATGATGCGTTGTTAGGCGAAAATGTACAACACTATCAAAGTGTTCAATTGGCTTTTGAGTCAGCTTTAAATGAAACAAATAATAATCAGCTGATTTTGGTGTGTGGGTCATTCCATACATTGGAAGCCGTATGGGAGTATTTAGAAAAATGTCCATGA
- a CDS encoding Na+/H+ antiporter NhaC family protein, whose protein sequence is MNPEHSSKVQARAFALLPLIVFLAIFLGSGIYHSAIGTEFAFYQIKAPVAALPAIIIAVLLYRGKLNAGIEAFLKGASHPNLILMFMVFMLAGAFASTSSAIGSVDATVQFGLSIIPPEFVLPMLFLISAFIATAMGTSMGTIAACAPIAFGFSQATDINVIYAIGAVVGGAMFGDNLSMISDTTIAATSSQKVQLRDKFKVNVWIAVPAAVVTILIYIFSSHSSQTIHYSYYNFWLILPYVAVFILAFSRLHVLAVLFIGVILSGIVGLIENTKFDFLQLNNAIYDGFTSMFEVALLSMFLGGLSAIMQKEGGLEWLIQRIYSLTRLFKVGTQRAGEFGISFLVIFSNLFVANNTVAIILSGDMAREVAKEYGVDPKRSAALLDIFSCVIQGLIPYGAQLLLACSIAKISPVELIGSIYYCWILAIFAVLAIIFRQPKFKSI, encoded by the coding sequence ATGAATCCCGAACACTCGTCAAAAGTGCAAGCACGAGCATTTGCACTATTGCCACTTATTGTTTTTTTAGCCATCTTTTTAGGTAGTGGAATATATCATTCCGCAATCGGAACTGAGTTTGCTTTCTATCAAATTAAAGCACCAGTTGCTGCCTTACCTGCAATTATTATAGCCGTATTGCTTTATAGAGGTAAACTCAATGCTGGCATCGAAGCTTTCTTAAAGGGTGCAAGCCATCCTAATTTAATTCTCATGTTTATGGTTTTTATGCTTGCAGGGGCATTTGCAAGTACAAGTAGTGCCATTGGAAGCGTAGACGCAACCGTTCAATTCGGTTTATCTATTATTCCACCTGAATTTGTATTACCTATGCTTTTTCTCATTTCTGCATTTATTGCAACAGCTATGGGAACTTCAATGGGAACTATTGCCGCATGTGCTCCTATTGCATTTGGCTTTTCTCAAGCAACCGATATTAATGTCATTTATGCAATTGGTGCTGTCGTAGGCGGTGCAATGTTTGGTGATAATCTATCAATGATTTCAGATACTACAATTGCAGCAACAAGTAGCCAGAAGGTTCAATTGCGCGATAAATTTAAAGTCAATGTATGGATTGCTGTTCCAGCAGCGGTTGTTACTATTTTAATTTATATTTTTTCTAGTCATAGCTCTCAAACCATTCATTATAGCTATTATAATTTTTGGCTTATTTTGCCTTATGTTGCCGTTTTTATTTTAGCATTTTCTCGTTTACATGTTTTAGCTGTACTTTTTATTGGTGTTATTTTATCTGGTATTGTTGGATTAATTGAAAATACAAAATTTGATTTTTTACAATTAAATAATGCAATTTATGATGGCTTTACAAGCATGTTTGAAGTTGCTCTTCTTTCTATGTTTTTAGGTGGATTATCTGCCATTATGCAAAAAGAAGGTGGCTTAGAATGGCTCATTCAGCGCATTTATAGCTTAACGCGCTTATTCAAAGTTGGTACACAACGTGCTGGCGAGTTTGGGATCAGCTTTCTTGTCATTTTTTCAAACCTATTCGTTGCAAATAATACCGTTGCAATTATTTTATCAGGAGATATGGCACGTGAAGTTGCAAAAGAATATGGCGTTGATCCTAAACGTTCTGCAGCACTTTTAGATATCTTCTCTTGTGTCATTCAAGGGCTCATCCCTTATGGTGCACAATTATTACTTGCCTGTTCTATCGCTAAAATTTCACCAGTTGAATTAATCGGTAGCATTTACTATTGCTGGATTCTCGCGATTTTTGCTGTACTTGCGATTATTTTTAGACAACCCAAATTTAAATCAATTTAA
- a CDS encoding DUF1543 domain-containing protein, with amino-acid sequence MSDLFVVMLGGHHARANTEVHDVVFAIGNTLEEIYPQLKQAWFGEQKGLHIDSWMKVNGVETEQKKYRISFSHSMPNEQSLKLFLINLGGYDSQLFGELHRYILVVALNEVEAKRIGKKHFHKAWSKQHTDRILDVDDCLAIDCIAGRYIVLEESDYVPTVWENCYIKIGQ; translated from the coding sequence ATGTCTGATTTGTTTGTAGTCATGTTAGGTGGTCATCATGCGCGAGCAAATACGGAAGTTCATGATGTTGTTTTTGCGATAGGAAATACATTAGAGGAGATTTATCCTCAGCTCAAACAAGCTTGGTTTGGAGAGCAAAAAGGTTTGCATATAGATTCATGGATGAAAGTAAATGGTGTTGAAACAGAACAAAAAAAATATCGAATTAGCTTTAGTCATTCAATGCCAAATGAGCAAAGTTTAAAATTATTTTTAATTAATTTAGGTGGATATGATTCTCAATTATTTGGTGAATTACACCGTTATATTTTAGTTGTTGCATTAAATGAAGTCGAAGCTAAACGAATTGGAAAAAAGCATTTTCATAAAGCATGGAGCAAGCAACATACAGACCGTATACTTGATGTAGATGATTGTTTGGCAATTGATTGTATTGCGGGACGTTATATTGTGCTTGAAGAGAGTGATTATGTACCAACTGTCTGGGAAAATTGTTATATCAAGATCGGTCAATAG
- a CDS encoding SPOR domain-containing protein: MNNKQRWMGGVVLLGGGILLAALLLKGQEEIKHAPNSDIVSQVQQKNNSTESEMIQLQPLTVDIETEKRLLAEQKRAREKAIAEQEARAAEFLAMQQQAEAEAARKAAEEYAALNAHRAGAQQSSDNIPPELVEDEKVKQKRLAEEKLANQKKQEQLKAEQLKAENAKKEAQRKADAEAKKKAEEKKKAEDTRKATEKKEAERKAAEKKEAERKTAEKKKAEAEKARELLEHGEKQWMVQVALAVNEANADALAAKLKAKGYKVTKSPTSKGIRLMVGPSKDRAAADAIRKKIATDESLGMKSAWVIDWVPLDKRN; encoded by the coding sequence ATGAATAACAAACAGCGCTGGATGGGTGGTGTTGTTTTATTAGGTGGTGGTATTTTACTTGCGGCTTTATTGTTAAAAGGGCAGGAAGAAATTAAGCATGCGCCTAATTCAGATATTGTAAGTCAAGTACAGCAAAAAAATAATTCCACAGAAAGTGAAATGATTCAGTTACAGCCTTTAACAGTTGATATTGAAACTGAAAAGCGCTTATTAGCTGAACAAAAACGAGCAAGAGAAAAGGCAATTGCTGAGCAAGAAGCACGTGCAGCAGAGTTTTTAGCTATGCAGCAACAGGCTGAAGCTGAAGCAGCTAGAAAGGCAGCAGAAGAATATGCTGCTTTGAATGCACATAGAGCAGGTGCTCAACAGAGTTCAGATAACATTCCACCTGAATTGGTTGAAGATGAAAAAGTTAAGCAAAAGCGTTTAGCTGAGGAAAAACTGGCAAATCAAAAAAAGCAAGAACAGCTGAAAGCAGAGCAGTTGAAAGCAGAAAATGCGAAAAAAGAAGCTCAGCGTAAAGCTGATGCTGAAGCAAAGAAAAAAGCTGAGGAAAAGAAAAAGGCTGAAGATACTCGTAAGGCTACTGAGAAAAAAGAAGCTGAACGTAAAGCGGCAGAAAAGAAAGAAGCAGAGCGTAAAACTGCTGAAAAGAAAAAAGCTGAAGCTGAAAAGGCGAGAGAACTATTGGAACATGGCGAAAAGCAATGGATGGTTCAAGTTGCATTGGCTGTTAATGAGGCAAATGCAGATGCTTTAGCTGCAAAATTAAAAGCAAAAGGCTATAAAGTTACAAAAAGTCCAACATCTAAAGGTATTCGTTTAATGGTAGGACCTTCTAAAGATAGAGCAGCTGCCGATGCTATTCGTAAAAAAATTGCAACCGATGAAAGTTTAGGCATGAAATCAGCTTGGGTGATTGATTGGGTGCCATTAGATAAACGTAACTAA